A stretch of DNA from Gimesia chilikensis:
TTCCAGTTCCCGCAGGTCGATCTGGTTAAGTGGGGGCAGATCAGGAGGCTGGATCCTCTGTTCCGGCTGCGTAATGAGCGAGGGACTTTCGATGGCCCATTGCAGGTCGCGGAGCGCGCGGGACTGTCTGAATTCAGGTTCCTGATGCATAACACAGACAATAGCGAGCACTGGGAAAAATAAAAAGGGTGGGAGCCCCATGCCCCTCCCAGAAGCATTAAAGCATCCCACCCCGGGCCTCTCATTTCCGGGCTCTCTCGGCCGGGCTTATTCCACCATTGCCGGAGCTGCGAAGGCCCCTTCCACAAGATCCGTAGTAATGCTCAGATCGGTCTGTGGCTTCAACAAGGCATCGTAAAGATGCGACTTCTTGATACGCAGATAAGTATTTTTATCCCCCCCCCAATGCGAGTCGATCACTTCGCAGACCACCCAGCCCACGACGTGGAATTCCACGTGACTGCCACCGCTTTCCGCGGAATCATAAATGGGAATCAGACGTTGCTGTCCTTCGATGGCTTTGATAGCCAGTTTCAGACCGGAGGAGAGCCCGGGGTCACCTGACATAAATAATGGAACCCGACTGTCGATGTATTCATTCGAGGGAATGCGTCCCTGCCCGTGCAGTGCATCCAGGTCATCCTGCCTTAGCCCATTTAGAATCTGATCCCGCATATCGGAGGTACTGTTCAGACTCCCGCCGATATCGAGGGTCCCCCAGTTCCCGGGGATCGTGGCTCCGATATTGTCTTCCAGCCGCCCATCGCCGTAGATGCTCCAGACATCCCCCAACTCGGTGTTATCCCATTCCGACTTGGGAATGGTAAAAGGGAGGACCCCGACGCCTGGTGTCAGCAGGCTGCCCTTCTGCAGGATAGCCGTCGAAGAGGCACGGACGGCGGACTCGTTGATTCCCAGGATACGGGCGAAGAACAACGAGACGGGCGAGTTGGCTGTCTGGTCGAATCTCAATGTCACGCGAACGGTATCGAAGGTGCCCCAGTCCAGAATGGTGAAGTCGTCGTAGACTGAGGAGGGATCATAGCGACCGATTTCGATATCGGAATCGAGGACGACGAAATCGGGAATGTCTTTCAGATTATAGGCGACATACTCGCGAACCCGCGCACGGACTTTTACCAGGTCCTGGTAGCCGTCTGCATCGGGTAAAAGATCCCGTACCGCTGCCAGTACAGCCGCATCCGCAGCACGTTGCAGGTCGGCTCTTTTTTTGAGGAGGTATCCATAGTCAACTGTGAACGCCACCATTCCCAGCAGAGGAACCATCAGTACGGCCGTGAAGACCGCAATTGCGCCTTTGCGATTCCGTCGCTGTCTGTTTTTCGCGATTACAGTCCGATGAACACGCATGTTCTTTTGCCTCTCTACCTGATTTCTACTTATACCTGCTCTGATTTCGCTTGCAGTCATTCACGTCGCATTACGGTGGTGGTCTCGACGGTTCTGGCGTCCAGTCCTGGAAACCCCGTTAACCAGCGGACCGAGTCGTAGCGAAAGATGACCTGAACCGCGACCGGCTCGCCGGACAGCAAGGTTGTCAGATCACCATTTAAAACTGCTGTCAGATCACCTTCGAGCAGTGAGATATTCAGACTGCGGTAAACATTGACCGTTAATGCACTGTCAATTTCTGTAGCCGAGACATGGGGAAACTGCTGGACGAAGTAATTAAAGACAGCAGCCCGAACTTCGGACCGATTGAGAGCCGTATTCTGAGAGGCCTGTCGCGCTCCCGCATACGAGGCGTCGTTGACGACCTGGGCCATATTCACAAACTGACCAGAGTCGATTGCTCCCAGGGTAATCAGCACCAGTAATGGTGCCACCAGGGCACACTCTACTGCTGCGACGCCTTTTCGTTGAGAAGATTTCTGAGCTAAAGCTGTTTTGCGTTGGGTGAGCATGCTTCAGTTCCTCCCGCTGTTTCGATTGTTGAGCGGACGGTCATTCCCGTTTCATCGTCGACTGTCCTCGCAGGACAGACTGATTCAAGAAGCGGGGAACTATCCAGGAAACGTCGGAGTAATTAACTTCGACGGTAGCTGTGATGGTGGTACCAGATTCCAGCCCTTCAAGCTCGGTCGGCTCAAAATTGATGCGGCAGAGGCCGGCATCATTGGCACTGGCGATCGTGGCCTGCATATGATTGCGGATAATGGCTTCCGCGTTAGAAGTGGTAATGGTGCCGACAAGCACGGCTTTCCGGCACCCGGCCCGGGCGGCGTCGGTCAGGGCCTGTTTGACCATACCCATGCGGGTAAATTCAACCAGCCCCATGATCAGCAGAAAGAACAGAGGAGCGACGATGGCCATCTCAACCGAGGCGGCACCAGAACGCTGATGAACATGACGCAATCGTGATTTGATGTGTTGCGTATTCTGCATGATTCTGATTTCTCTGGAATGCTTTATCTATCCAGCATTAAGTTTACCCCATTTTTCAAGATGAGTGTTTTTCTCCTGATTTTCCTGAGAGAATCTGGTGCGATCCCTGTTTGACTCTGCGATTGGATGAATTGTGCGGGATGTCCCGACGAAAAAATGTTTTCCTTTCTCAACAAGTCACTATACAATCGACGGCTAGAGAATGCAGGCACACCATGAAAACATGTGAGTTAACGTATTGGATTCTGATCCCCGCTACTGGTATGACTGGAGACTGCCATGATTAAACTGTCTGCCTGCAGAAGCATTATTTTCGTCTGGCTGATGCTGTTTTTCTTGCCAGTCAGCCCGTCCGCAGCTCCTCAGCGTGACAAGCAGTCGGAACAAGACCAGGAACTGCAAGCACTGATCAACAAGTTGGAACAAAATGAAGCGTTCTACTCAGAGCTGGAACTCAAACTAAACGAGAATTACCAGCAGCCGCCTGGTAATACCCGCCCCAAGTGGAAGGTCGAAAATGAGACGGAATACTCGATCCTGGTTCAGGGAGAGAAATTCCGCCAGGAGGAGATCACTGCGGGGAAATTTCGATTAGTGCCGTCGCCCCCCCAGAAAAATCAGAGGCACTTCCTGGAGGGGATGAATACGACACTGACGCTGTTTGACGGAACCACCTATCGTCGCTTCCATGAAATTGATCATGAATCCGCGCGCGCGGTAGGTCAACGCAATCAGAACAAACTGGGAGAAATCTCAGATTTACCCAAGCGAATGGAAAACTACGGACGGCCGCACATGCTGCTCGAGAGCTCACCCCACGTCCCGCTTTCGATTTTCTTGAGCGGAAAGAAAGCCATGGTTCATTTTCCAGGATTACCAGTTCACCCCAAGCCATTCCAGGTCAAAGCCTGGATTGAAGGGACGGGGGAGATTCAGGGATTGAAGTGCACCCAGGTCGTGGTCGAACGGTTGAATGACAGTGGTGTCCGGTTCTCGAAGCAGATCTTGTGGCTGGCCCAGGAGCGGAATCTGATACCGGTGAAGATCGTAACCTATTACGACCAGTTTTCACGAGAGAAACCGATCAAAGAGGCGTTCGTCGACGAATGGCAGCAACTGGGTGCCGGCGTCTGGTTCCCGCGTCAGGCTCACATCGATCGCTATAATCTGATTTTATTCAAATATAATGGTAGCTACGAGATCGACTGGCGGAGACAGTACACCGTTCAACAGATCACGCTCCATCCGAAAGTGCAGCAGCAGGATTTTTCGGCCCTCATGTTTCCCCAAGGGACCACGGTGAGATCCCGGTTCAATCATCAGCAGCGAAAATATATCGTCGGTGAAGAGAAAATAAGACCGGCGGAAAAAGAATAAAAGGAGTTCCCCATGCAGACAGGCAAATCGATTTTGATTTCTGGATTGCTGGTACTGTTGCTGATGTCGGCTACGCGCCTCCAGGCAGACCAGCCACAAGGCAAGGAATCTGCAGAGCTGCAGACACTGATTCGAGACGTGGAACAGCAGGAAGCCTTGTATCGGAATCTCAAGCTCCAGATGCAGTTACTCTATCAACAACCCCTCAAACCCGCTGATCCTGAGAAGCAGGTAAAATTGAAGTCGGAACTGACTCTGATTGTGCAGGGAGAAAAATATCGTCAGGAAAAACAGACTAAAGGACGATTTCAACAGGGTTACTTCGTTCCCCCCAATAAACCGTATCATCATTTCAGCAACGGTACACGGGAGTCCTGCCAGGTTTATGATGGCGAGACTCTGCAAAAGTTCTCTCACTATGACCGGGATCGCGGTCTCACCAACGACGAACGACAGACAGGAGGATACGGCGACATCACTCACGAACAGGTACGTATGGAGAATCTGCTAAGACCGCATATGCTGCTGTCCAATCATGGGCCTCGGGTTCCACTCTCCACCTGGCTGAAAGGAACTTCCGCGGTCGCTGCGTCTCCCGGCCTGCCCAATTACGACAACCGGACAGCATATACAACAGAAATACTGGGAGAGGAAACCGTCCAGGGGCTGAAGTGCATCAAAGTGCAGATCGATCGGAGGCGAAATTCGGGCAAGTCTGAACTTCGAGATGTGCTCTGGCTGTCCCGCGAGCGGAATCTGCTTCCGGTGCAGGCCGAAACTTATCAGCTTTCTCGATCGACAGAAATCCCACAAAGCGAAGCCTGGGTCGATGAGTGGCTGGAAGTGCGTCCCGGCGTCTGGTTCCCCCGGACATTTCATACGGACCGCCTGGACTGGATCATGTATGTTCTGAAAAAGAAACAACAAGTCGGATGGCAGAAGGCGTATGTCGTCGAATCGGTGGAACTTGACCCAAGTCTCCCGGCGGATACCTTTACGAAACTCGAATTCCCGGAGGGGATTGTCATTGATGGAAAACATCTGTTGAAAAAGTAAGTTTTTTTTCTGACACGCGACTTGTGAGCATCACATCTCGAAGATCCTTTTTGAGAGTCTCTGACCCATTTTCCAATCTATCCCCTGAACCTGCGGGGCCCGTTGACTGTCCCAGATAGGGCGGTGGTTGCCAGAAATATTTCTTTCGTGAGAGAACCACTCCCAATCGAATAACCTGCGGGAATGAGTCCCGGTCCCTGGTGAATGAAGTCATGACTCTTCCGAAAAAATATCGTCGCAACATTGTCGTGGATGATCACAAATTCCATTGGCATTTTCACCCCTATCGTTTCTGGGTGCACAGTTCTTTCATCTGTGTCCAGGACGCCTCGGGAACGGGACCACTGCTGAAAATCCAATGGGTGGGAATCGCTTTACCCAGTCACGTTGAATGTGTGATTCGATTCGCCAGGGAGACAGGCTGGGATCCTCAAGGTAAACAGATTCTGGAAATCGGTGTGAATTCTCTCAATGAGCCAGTCACTTTTTGCATCAAACCGGCTGATGCTTCACGTCATTGGTTTTATGACGACTTTTATAACCGCGCAGTGCGTGAAGCCCACATAGTAGATCCAGCATAACCCGACAGGGAAATCGATAAGAGGTTGGCATGCGATTCAGAGTGTTCAGAGCATTTTCCAGACTGTTCTCGCGGAAGCGGGATATCGTCAATTACCTGAGCGTCGCTGACGGCATTGATTTCCAGTTGCGGGATGGCACCGTGACTCCGGGGTTCCGCTGGCCTGATGTGACGCGAATCGAGACCTATAAAATTGATCTGATGGTCTACGATGAAGTCGCCCTGCGGTTCAGCACCTCTACCGGGCGGTATGAGATTCTCGAAGGACACGCTGCCTTTCAGGACTGCTTTGCGGAACTGGAGCAACAGTTTGGTCTCTCACCCGAATGGTATTTTCAGGTGATGGAGCAGGCCTTTGAGACGAACCACCGGGTGCTGTATCAGAAAGCAGGCGTCGGTTCGAACTGAATAGGTTCTTCTAGAGAGTGATACACCTACTCCCGTTACGCCGCACCGTGCTTCTGCAGTGCCTGCTGGAGATTGCTCCAGAATGCTTTCTGACTCTCATACTTGTCGGCGGGGAGTTCGTTCTTCTTTGCTTCCAGGGCTTCGAGTTGATTTTTGACTGCGGTGCTGTAGGAGTAGTCTGCATTCGCGAAGGGATTTTTGAACTCGGGATCCCCCGGCTGGTGCTGGCGTACAAACTGTCCGTTTTCGTCGATTTCGATGTTGGCCGTCAACATGGGTAGCATCATCTGAATCTGCGCAGTGGCGATCTGGCCGAAGTCCATGCCCTGTGTCGCTTCATTCCAGGCAGCGACGACCTCCGCGGGTGTGTTGCTGTTCGGGAAGCGGAGACCATAGGCCTCCCCGTTACGTGTGAAGCCATCGCGATTCAGGTCGATCTGGGCTGCTCCCGGGAGCAAGAGATTCAGTGCCCCTTCCTCGGTAAGTGCGTCGACGTCAATCGGCTCAGCCAGGCCCTGTACTTTCTGTACGACTGCCAGTTCCTCAGGGGAGAGTTTCTGCAGGAAACTCTGTGGATCGACGTAGCCCCCTTCATTATGGGCACGCACGATGATGTTGCCGAAGGACTGTTGCAGTTCCTCGGGTTTCTCAACCTGGCTGTAACGACCGGTCCGCTGGCTGTTGAACCAGCTGTCCCAGGAACGCTGCAGGCTTTCGACCGTGGGAGGCTCGGCGTCGGTCGTCTCGGCAGACACGTATCCCTGGCGTCCCACCTGGGCCAGCATCGCACTGAAGATGTTCTGCACCGCCTGGTCCTGGTTTTGCTTGTCCTTGTTCGGTGTCAGCAGATTGCTGAGACTGGAAGCAGCATCGATTTTCAAGGTCATCCCCTTTTGACTGTCAGAGTCAAACAGTGCCGGTTTGAAAAGTGCGCAAGTACACCCTGTTGATTTATATCGAATGTAAGGATTATCCAACTTGAGTCTATTCCCGGTCCGCAGCGGGTAATCACGATCGGAATAGGTGTAACGCCCGGCTCCTCTGCTGAGATCCTTGCAGAAAAACATGTTAATCCGACTGAATTTTTGTATAATGCATGTCGAACAGCGTTTGCTTGACCAATTCGCTGCTGGCAACGACATCTGAATTCAGGAGTTTCTTGATGCGCGTGACACGTCAAATCGTTTGTTTCCTCTGTCTGACTCTGCTGACAAGTGTCTCCTGGAGTGCTCCCCCAGAAACGGAGGCGAAACTGCAGGAACTGATTCAGGAGATTCAGAAGAATGAAGGCCTCTATCCGAGTCTCAAAGTAGAACTGACCCGCTCACACACCGACGAACAGGCCTGGCTGTCGATCCCGGGCAAAGAACGAATTGAGCGGGTGGCGAAGATCTCCCTCGTGACTCAAGGCAAGCAGTTCCGCGAACAGATCCGGGAGGAGGGAGAGCACGCGGTCATCTCAGGTGGCCTCGGCGGCCCCATCGCTCCCAGAGCGAAGAAATCAAAACCCAACCGAGTCAAAACCGGCACTGAAATCTGGACCGAGGTCAGCAACGGTCAGGTTTGCCGGATATTGAATGAGAGTTTGTTTCCGGCGGAAAAAGAACCGCGTATCTTCAACGGTCAGATCACTGATCGAGTCCCGCCGCTTCCGAATCTGGCACGACCACATATGTTCCTGAGCACCGGTTTGACAGGTGTCCCGCTTTCCGTTTCTCTGCGGGGAGACGACGCGGCCCGCGCTGATCAGGGAAGCTCTTCAGATAAGAACCGGGAACAACCCCACATCCGGGTACTCGACACCGTGGAATTCCAGGGACATCCCTGCATCCGCGTGCGCAGGGAGACATCCCACGTGCGACGCGAGTACTGGCTGGCAGAGGATCGCAACCTGATCCCCGTGCGGATCTTGAGCTTCGATGGTCGCGGAACAGAATTCCTGCCGTCATCAGAAGCGGTCGTCGAAGACTGGTGGGAGCTCCAGCCCGGCGTCTGGTATCCCCGCCGCGCGACCATCAAACGTTTTAAGACATCGCGGTTCCGTCGCGAAGAGAAACCGGTCCTCGCCTGGCGAATGGATTTCGCTGCGCAATCTGCCGAACTGAATCCCAAAGTGGAAACCTCGCTGTTTTCCCAGCTCGATTTCCCGCCGGGAACCAGTGTGAGTGTGTGGGAAGAGGGTAAACAGGTTCGTACGTATGAGCAGGAATGAAATGCATTTGGTAGCAGACACCATTAAAGCATGAGGTCTCCCTGACATCCGATTTTTTCCTGATCGTGGTTTGCAATCCCCCTCAGTCCGTCTATACTCGACCGAGTATACCCCTGTCACGTAGTGCCGTACATCCTGTCTCATTGGAGAATTTCATGCAGTGCTCACTGAGAACTCCGGGAAGCCATTCCCGTTTGCTTTCTATAATTCTGTCTGTGGGAGCCCTGGTGTGCCTGCCTTTGACCGGTTTGGCACAGTTGCAGGCGCAGGACAAGGTTCCCGAGAAACGGGAACCGTTTCGGTTGGATCTGGTGCCGGAAGAGGCGCTGGGGGTGATTGCGTTTCGCCCGGCTCAGTTATTGTCGGAACCAACCTTAAAGCCGATCCGTGAGTTGCTGCTTAAAGACATGGAACGAAGCCCTGACATGGCTTTTCTGGGATTGAAGCCTATGGATGTCAAATCAGTTACGGTCATCTATTTCCTTCTGGACATAAGAGAGACCAGCCGAAGTCCTATCAAAACCGCATTTCTGTTCGAGACAACAAACGAACTGGATCAGGCGAAGATCAAACAGAATTTCTGGCAATCAGAGCTCGAGGAAAATACCTATCAGGGAAAGACATTATTGACCAAAGGATCTGGCAGTGAAGACGCACTGCTGTTTTTGAGCGATCACACATTCCTGTTCTCAGACAAGACGAGCGCGTTAAAAAAAATCATTGATCACATGCATAACCGGAACGATTCCATCTGGTCGAGACGGCTGGCAGATGTTTCTACCACTTCAGTTGCAGCGGGCATTAACATGCAGACACTGCGGAACAGATTGGGAAAGGTGCTAATACAACCGCTGACCCAACGTATCCCCGCCTGGCCGATGATCGCCCCGATCTGGGAGAACACAGAAATCGCGACTCTGGGAGTCACCGTCCAAAATGACCTTTCCCTGAAGCTGATTTTCGAACAGAAAAACAACAGCGAACAGCTCAAGCAGTCACTGGATGGTCTGTTGCTGCTGGGGAAAAATATGATCCGCCAGTTTCAGGCAACGCGGGGAAATCTGAATCGTCCCCTGCAGCCGAATGAAGAGTCTTATCTCAAACGATTAGAGAATGCGTTCACAGAGACACAGGTAACGCAGAACGACACACGTGTGACATTTTCCAGCGTTTTCAAGCAGGAGCTGCTCAGCCAGATGGTGGACCTGACGATTCCCGCAATTCTCCAGGCACGTGCGGCAGCTCAGCGATCGCGATCGAAATATAATATCAAACTGATCGTACTGGCACTACACAATTACTACGAACGCCATCATCACTTTCCTCCTGCGATTGTGATGGGCCCCGATGGCAAGACGCCTCACAGCTGGCGGGTGGAACTGCTGCCTTATCTTGATCAGCAGGCACTCTATGATGAATATCGTATGAACGAGCCTTGGAACAGCAAACATAATCTCAAGATCGCTGAAACTGTCGTTCCTGTTTTCAGTCATCCGAGTTCCAGTAAGCCAGCCAATACCGGGTACTTCGTAGTGGTGGGAGACGACACTGCGTTTAATAACAAACAGGGTGTGTCTTTTAAAGAGATCACGGACGGGACCTCGAACACGATTGCGGTCGTCGAAGCCAAACGGGATATTCCCTGGACCAAACCGGAAGACATATCTTACGACGGCAAGAAGCTACCGCAGTTCGGCGGATTTTTCGAAAACCCACCCGTCAACGGGCAACCTGCTACCGGCGTTTATTTCGTCGGCTTGTGTGATGGTCGAGTCCGAATGCTTCAGGACAACATTGATGAAGAGCTTCTTAAATCCCTGCTGACCATTGCTGATGGGAAGCCAGATCAGTAAATTTCAACGCCTTAAAACAGAAGAGAACCGCATGACATTATCCCGACGCAACTCAAGGAAGATCGTGGTTGACGATCGGGAATACCGCTGGAGTCCCTCGCGGGACTCAGGGTTTATGGTTCTGGTAGTGCAGCACAGTTCCGGTAAAGGGAAGAAACTGGAGGTCGTGATCTCGGACGATCAGAACATCATCGTTGAAAATGGTAGTTATTCCATTGAGTATGACACGGTGGGCCAGCTGCTGATTACGCCGAAACTGGTCGAGACGCTGATCAGGGAGGCGCTCAAAGCGGGCTGGAATCCGGAAGAGACCGGCCCCCCGGTACAGCTCAGCTTTCTGGAAGGGCATCTCGAAACACGTCCGGGGCTGTAACTCTAAATTTTCCTACCACGAAAAGCACGGAAGACACGAAAAGTTACTTGATCGGCTGGCATCCCGGAAGAGCCAGCCGCTTACCCTGGGAAGGCCGCAGTGACGGAGTCTTTTATGTTAACGTGTTCCTGCTCGCCTCAAGACACGACTGATTCACCAATAAACCGTACTGATCTTCGCTTGGAGAGTTTCATGCAGCGCCTGTTTCATTTTATAGCTAGCCGTCCCTGGCAGTTGGCTGTCATTCAGACAGCAGCACTGTTGTCCTGTTTTTTCCTGTTCGGTTCACCACTCCTGGCAGAAGAGAACAAGACGTCGAAACCGGAACCGTTTCAGCTGTATCTGGTGCCGGACGATGCACTGGGGGTATTCGCGCTGCGGCCTGCTCAGTTGCTGGCAGAACCAGCCTTTAAGCCAGTTCTGGAACTGACAGTCATGGAACAGCAGAAGGATCCGCATTATGGTTTACTCGGTATCAATCCCATTGACCTCAAAACAGTAACCATGATCCATTTTCTTCAGAAGCCAGAGAAGACCGGACAAGGTCTGTATAGCATTGTTTACCTGATCGAAGTAACGAATCAACAGGCTCATACAAAAATTCAGAAAACCATTAAGGAAACCGAGCTCGTAAATTCAACATATCGAGGCAAAACATTTCTGACCACAGCCTCCAACCAGGGAAGCTCCGTGATGTTTCTGGATGAGAAAGCATTACTCTTCTCGGATAAAGCCAGTACGTTAAAAAAAATCATTGATCAGATACAGGATCGGAAAGATCACGCCTGGAAAGAGCGTCTGCAGCCGATGTTGTCGAATTCCGTTGTCGGTGGGATCAACCTCCAACAGTTGCGGGAGACACTCGCCGCTCCGTTCACTCAATCGCTGACACAACAAACTCCATTCTGGCCGATGATTGCCCCAGTCTGGCAGAACACGGAAATCGC
This window harbors:
- a CDS encoding DUF1559 domain-containing protein; the encoded protein is MLSIILSVGALVCLPLTGLAQLQAQDKVPEKREPFRLDLVPEEALGVIAFRPAQLLSEPTLKPIRELLLKDMERSPDMAFLGLKPMDVKSVTVIYFLLDIRETSRSPIKTAFLFETTNELDQAKIKQNFWQSELEENTYQGKTLLTKGSGSEDALLFLSDHTFLFSDKTSALKKIIDHMHNRNDSIWSRRLADVSTTSVAAGINMQTLRNRLGKVLIQPLTQRIPAWPMIAPIWENTEIATLGVTVQNDLSLKLIFEQKNNSEQLKQSLDGLLLLGKNMIRQFQATRGNLNRPLQPNEESYLKRLENAFTETQVTQNDTRVTFSSVFKQELLSQMVDLTIPAILQARAAAQRSRSKYNIKLIVLALHNYYERHHHFPPAIVMGPDGKTPHSWRVELLPYLDQQALYDEYRMNEPWNSKHNLKIAETVVPVFSHPSSSKPANTGYFVVVGDDTAFNNKQGVSFKEITDGTSNTIAVVEAKRDIPWTKPEDISYDGKKLPQFGGFFENPPVNGQPATGVYFVGLCDGRVRMLQDNIDEELLKSLLTIADGKPDQ
- a CDS encoding pilus assembly protein TadG-related protein; protein product: MRVHRTVIAKNRQRRNRKGAIAVFTAVLMVPLLGMVAFTVDYGYLLKKRADLQRAADAAVLAAVRDLLPDADGYQDLVKVRARVREYVAYNLKDIPDFVVLDSDIEIGRYDPSSVYDDFTILDWGTFDTVRVTLRFDQTANSPVSLFFARILGINESAVRASSTAILQKGSLLTPGVGVLPFTIPKSEWDNTELGDVWSIYGDGRLEDNIGATIPGNWGTLDIGGSLNSTSDMRDQILNGLRQDDLDALHGQGRIPSNEYIDSRVPLFMSGDPGLSSGLKLAIKAIEGQQRLIPIYDSAESGGSHVEFHVVGWVVCEVIDSHWGGDKNTYLRIKKSHLYDALLKPQTDLSITTDLVEGAFAAPAMVE
- a CDS encoding outer membrane lipoprotein-sorting protein, with protein sequence MQTGKSILISGLLVLLLMSATRLQADQPQGKESAELQTLIRDVEQQEALYRNLKLQMQLLYQQPLKPADPEKQVKLKSELTLIVQGEKYRQEKQTKGRFQQGYFVPPNKPYHHFSNGTRESCQVYDGETLQKFSHYDRDRGLTNDERQTGGYGDITHEQVRMENLLRPHMLLSNHGPRVPLSTWLKGTSAVAASPGLPNYDNRTAYTTEILGEETVQGLKCIKVQIDRRRNSGKSELRDVLWLSRERNLLPVQAETYQLSRSTEIPQSEAWVDEWLEVRPGVWFPRTFHTDRLDWIMYVLKKKQQVGWQKAYVVESVELDPSLPADTFTKLEFPEGIVIDGKHLLKK
- a CDS encoding TadE/TadG family type IV pilus assembly protein, giving the protein MQNTQHIKSRLRHVHQRSGAASVEMAIVAPLFFLLIMGLVEFTRMGMVKQALTDAARAGCRKAVLVGTITTSNAEAIIRNHMQATIASANDAGLCRINFEPTELEGLESGTTITATVEVNYSDVSWIVPRFLNQSVLRGQSTMKRE
- a CDS encoding outer membrane lipoprotein-sorting protein, which encodes MIKLSACRSIIFVWLMLFFLPVSPSAAPQRDKQSEQDQELQALINKLEQNEAFYSELELKLNENYQQPPGNTRPKWKVENETEYSILVQGEKFRQEEITAGKFRLVPSPPQKNQRHFLEGMNTTLTLFDGTTYRRFHEIDHESARAVGQRNQNKLGEISDLPKRMENYGRPHMLLESSPHVPLSIFLSGKKAMVHFPGLPVHPKPFQVKAWIEGTGEIQGLKCTQVVVERLNDSGVRFSKQILWLAQERNLIPVKIVTYYDQFSREKPIKEAFVDEWQQLGAGVWFPRQAHIDRYNLILFKYNGSYEIDWRRQYTVQQITLHPKVQQQDFSALMFPQGTTVRSRFNHQQRKYIVGEEKIRPAEKE
- a CDS encoding TadE/TadG family type IV pilus assembly protein, coding for MLTQRKTALAQKSSQRKGVAAVECALVAPLLVLITLGAIDSGQFVNMAQVVNDASYAGARQASQNTALNRSEVRAAVFNYFVQQFPHVSATEIDSALTVNVYRSLNISLLEGDLTAVLNGDLTTLLSGEPVAVQVIFRYDSVRWLTGFPGLDARTVETTTVMRRE